GCAGGGGTGCAGATCGAAAACGCGATCGGCACCGTGGTGCAAGGCAACTTCATAGGCACGGATGAAACCGGCGTGCAACTCGGTAGCCAGAATCGCGGCGTGTGCGCGTGCGACGGGGCTGTAAACACGCTGATCGGCGGACTCACCGCCGCGAAAGGCAATACCATCGGGTTCAGCCAGAGCAGCTTGATTGCCGTCGACGGCGCCGCCGGTACCGTCATCCAGAACAATCTTCTGGGCACGAACACAAACGGCGACTATCTGGGCGGCGTAGGCGTGGGGATCTGGGTAGAGCATACGGATCCGGCCCTGACGCCGACCCTCATCGGGGGCCTGTCTGACTGGGGAAACACCATCGGATCGATGGCCCATGGCATCTACATCGACCGCACAGAGGGCCACATCATTCAGGGCAACTTCATCGGAGTCACCCGTACGGGCCAACCTGTGGGCAATGTACGGGACGGCATCATGGTCACCGTGCCCTCGTTGGACATTACGATCGGCTATGGACCGCTGGCGACCATCCCGGCCGGCGCCCCGAAGGGAAATACGATCGCTTATAACGGCTATACCGGCATCACGCTCGCAGTCGACTCAACCGAGATAGCCAAAAAGATCGACATGCGCGGCAACAGCCTGTTCGCCAATACGAGCCACGGGATCGCCTTGCACGGCGGTCAGCTGGAGCCCAACGATGCAGTCGATGGCGACGCCGGCAACAACCGGTACCAGAATCATCCGGTGTTCGCGTGGGCAGCGATCAATGCGACCAACGGGAAGCTGAAATTCCGGTATTCCGTGCCGTCGCTGAACTTTTATGCCGCCTACCCTCTGAAGGTCGATGTGTACGTCGCGGATGACTCGACCAGCGGTGAAGGCAAGCGATACCTGACGACACACACCTATACGGCTGCGACGATGATGTCGGAAGTGAGCGTTGCCGTAGACACGACGGGCATGAACCTGAACCCCGGCGATTTCCTGGTGGCGACTGCGACCGACAACGTCGGCAACAGCAGCCAGTTCAGTCTGCCGGTCGCCATCGCCTTCCCAAGCGGCGGCTCGCGCGTGGCGGCGACAGCGGATGAGATGCCAGGCCTTTCGGTCGAGAAGGCGGGTTCCGGCGAAAAGGTGGCGGATGCCCTCGGCGCACCCTACCCCAACCCCTTCAACCCGCAGACAAGCTTCACCCTGTCGCTGGCCGAGGCGACCCACGCGCGGATCGCCATCTACGACCTCATCGGCCGGCAGGTCGCCCTGCTCCACGACGGCGAGCTGTCCGCCTCGACGCACACCTTCCACTTCGACGGCGCCGGCCTGGCCACCGGCGTCTACCTGCTGCGCGTCCAGACCCAGCGCTTCAACGAAACGCGCAGGCTGATCCTCGCGAAGTGATCCCGGCGCGCCCCATCGTCCACCGATCCGATCGGACGATGGGGCGCACCCCGGTCTTCGGTCCAAAATCCATCCCCACGCAACAGCGCGGGCGCAACGGCGTAGCCGGATTACACGATCCTGCCCCTGCACCCTGCCGCCATGCGTTTCCCGCTCTTCCTCGTCATCGCCGCCCTCAGCCTGACCACCTGCGGCGACGCGACCGGGCCGGCGGAGGAGGATTACGCCATCCTCTTCGTCGGCAACAGCCTCACGTACACAAACGACCTTCCGGGCATCCTGTCCGACCTCCTCGACGCCGCGTCCGACCGGGAGCGTATCGTGATCGAGTCCATCGCCGAGCCCAACTACGGGCTCGAGGACCACTGGGCGAACGAGGGAACGCGCAAGCGCATCAGCCGGGGTACGTGGGATGTGGTTGTGCTGCAGCAGGGCCCGTCGGCCACGGAAGGCCGGCCCTCGCTGCTCCAGTACACCGCGCTCTTCTCGGACCCGATTCGCGAAGGCGGCGGCGTGCCCGCCCTCTACATGGTATGGCCGGCGGCGGAACGCAGCTTCGACTTCGCCGGCGTACGCGACGCCTACCAGACGGCCGCCGTCGATGTCGACGGCTACTTCTTTCCCGCCGGGATCGCGTGGCAGGAGGCCTGGAAGGCCGACCCCGGCCTGGGCCTCTACGGCGCGGACGGCTTCCACCCCTCCATCTACGGCACCTACCTCGCCGCCGTGGTCATGTACGAACAGCTCGCGGGGCGCAATGCGCTGCTGCTCGACCTGGCGATCCCAGCGCGGTACGGCATCGACGCCGAAAAAGCCGGCATCCTCCACGCCGCCGCGCACGACGCCAACCTGCGTTATGCGCGGGTGCCGGACTCGAACTGACGGACGACGCCGGTCAGTCCTGCGCGAGATTGAGTCCGACGATGCCGAGGATGATCAACCCCAGGGAAACCACCTTCAGCGCCGTCACCGGCTCCTTGAACATCCAGATCCCCACGAGGACGGTCACCGCCGTCCCCACGCCGGCCCAGAGTGCATAGGCCAGGCCCAGATCGATCGACTTCACCGCGCCTGCAAGCGCTACCAGCGAAAAGAAAAAACACGCCACCATGGTGAGCGTGGGTCCCGGATGCGAACAGCCATCCGACATTTTGAGTGCCACCGTGCCCACGATATCCAGTATGATGGCGATGGTAAGTAATGCCCAGTGCATGATTCCCTGCGTTCAGTTGTAAATCGTTCTCGCATGCCCGCCGCGTGCCGGCCGGCGTGTTGGAAGAGCGCTCAGCAGGCGCTCCCCCGCTAAGGGCTCGCCTGCTCAGATCCGTCCCGCCGGGCCATCTCCCGAAAGGGATGCCCGGGACATGCTTTTCTTTATTGCGACAAGGATCTGCAAAACGTGCCAGACCCAAGATAGAAGCAGGGAACGCGGGCCGGGCGGATCAGCGGGCCAGGGCGACGGACGGGTCGAACGCGGAGGATCCGTACTTTTTTCTGTGAGATTTTTGGCCGATAGGATACTATAACAAATGCTTGGTGCTGATATTCCGTATTCGCAGACCTTCAACCATGCCTGATGCCGTCAAACGGACAGATCACCGCACTCCTGCAGCGCTACAAGGCCGGCGATGAAGAGGCGCTGGAAAGCATCGTACCCATCATGTACGATGAGCTTTACGAGGTCGCCCGCCAGCACATGCAGCGCGAGTTCCGCAAGGGCCATACCCTGAGCGCGACGGCGCTCGTGAACGAGGCTTATCTGAAGCTGGCCCGTCAGCACGACCTCGACGCGTCCCACCGGTGCGATTTCATGGCGATCGCGAGCCGGACGATGCGCAACATCCTCGTCGATCACGCCCGCTCCAAAAAGCGCCTCAAGCGCGGCGCCGGCCAGGCCGCCCTGCCGCTCGACGAGGCCGCGTTCCAGCTCACCGACCAGGAGGCCTCGGAAGTCCTCGAACTCGACGCGGCGATAGACCGCCTCGCGGCCCTCAACGAGCGGGCGAGCGAGGTCGTCCAGTTCCGGTTCTATGGCGGGCTCACGGTGGAGGAGACGGCGGAGGTGATGAACATCTCCGAACGCTCGGTGCAGCGGGCCTGGACGGTGGCCAAAGCGTGGCTTCGAAAGGAAGTATCGCAACATATCGGCTGATGCATCCGGCGTATGGCCGGTTTCGCGCCCGCGTGTCGCAATAGAAGACGCACCCTCCCGCCGGCACCCGCTGCCGCGCAGCGAACCCAACCGAACGTATGGATTACTGGAACAGACTCGAAGCCATCCTCCTCGCCGCACTCGAACTCGATGACGCCGATCGGCCCGGCTATCTCGATCAGGCCTGCGCCGGCGACGCCGCGCTTCGACAGGAAATCGAGGACATGCTCGCGGCCCACGAAGACGCGCAGGCCCTCTCGATCGAGAGCCGCCTGCTCGCCGATCGCCCCGAATTCCCTTCCCCCGAAGCCCTCATCGGATCCCACATAGGCCCCTACCGCATCAAACAGATGCTCGGCGAAGGCGGCATGGGGATGGTCTACCTCGCCACCCGCGACGACGCCCACTACACGCAGGATGTGGCGCTCAAGCTCGTCCGCCCCGGCTACCAGAACGCGGAGATCCACGCGCGCTTCCGGACGGAGCGGCAGGTCCTCGCGCGGCTGACGCACCCGAACATCGCCGCGCTGCTCGACGGCGGGATGAGCGCCGACGGCCGGCCGTATCTGGTGATGCCGTACATCGAAGGGACGCCGATCACCACCTACTGCGACGAGCAAATGCTGTCGATCGCCGACCGGCTCCGGCTCTTCCGCACCGTCTGCGCCGCCGTCCAGCACGCCCACCAGAACCTGGTGGTGCACCGCGACCTCAAGCCGTCCAACATCCTCGTCACACGCGACGGCACGGTGAAGCTGCTCGACTTCGGGATCGCCAAGCTGCTCGATCCGGAACAACTCGGCGTCTCGGTCGCCGTCACGCGTTCCGAACTGCGCCTCATGACGCCCGACTATGCGGCCCCCGAACAGGTCCGGGGCAGCGACGTGACCACGGCGACGGACGTCTACGCCCTCGGCGTGCTGCTGTACGAGCTCCTCACCGGCCATTCGCCCTATCGGATCGAGCGGCGCGTGCGGCAGGAGATCGAGCGCGTCATCCTGGAGGAAGAGCCGGCGCGCCCCAGCGCGGTGGTCACGGAAGTCCGCGCCCTCACCTCGTCCGACGGAACGACCCACAGCCTCCAGCCCGCCGAGATCAGCCGTTCGCGCCGCACCTCGGTGGCCCGCCTCCGCAGCGCCCTGCAGCAGGACCTCGACAACGTGGTCATGATGGCGCTGCGCAAGGAGCCGGAACGCCGCTACGCCTCGGCGGAGCAGTTCTCGGCAGACATCGAGCGGTACCTCGAGGGCCGGCCGGTCATCGCCCAGAAGGACACCCTCGGGTACCGGATGCGCAAGTTCGCCTCCCGCAACCGCACCGCGCTGAGCCTGGGCGCCGGCGCGCTGCTCATCCTCCTGGCGCTCAGCACGGTGACGACCTACCAGGCGCTGCGGCTATCCCGCCAGTCGACGGCCCTCGCCGCCCAGCGCGACCGCGCCCGCGACGAGGCCGACAAGGCGCGCCAGACGACCGATTTCCTCCTGAACATCTTCAACAAGGCCGATCCCAACGTCAACGAGGGCACGCCCGTCACCGCGATCGACCTGCTCGACGAAGGCACCCGGCAGATGCGCGTGGAGTTTGTGGATCAGCCCGACCTCAGGGCCGAGCTGCTGCTGGAAATGGGGCGTATCTACGATGAGATCGGACGTTATGCGACGGGCGACTCGCTCATTCACGAGGCGATCGACGTGCTGCGCGACCTGTTCGGTCCGGAACACCGCCGTTACGCGCTCGGCGTATCCCGCCTCGCCATGCACCACACCCTGACGGGCGAACTCGCTGATGCCGACTCGCTGTACGACATCGCCATCGCCATCCAGAACACGCTGCAAGGAGAAGATCGGAACGATCTCGCCAATACGTACATGTCGCTCGCAGTCGTCCGCTTCGAGCAGCGGCAGTTTGCGGTCGCGGAGTCGTTGTTCACGGTTTCACTGGACATCAAACGCGCCCTCTTCGGCGACGTGCATCACTCGGTGATGCAGGTGCTCAACGGCCTGGGCGGCACCCTGGTGGCCCAGCAGAAGACGGACGAGGCCGAGCCCGTCCTCCGCGAGGCCCTGGCGATCGCGGACAGCCTGGGGCTGGAAAAACAGCTGGCCGTGACGGCCACCAAGAACCACCTCGGCGCCCTCCTGATCGGACGCAAGGAATACCCCGAGGCCGAGGTGCTCTTCCGCGAGACCCTGGCCATCCGGCGCGAGTTGTACGAACCCGGACATCCGGCCATCGCCACGGCCGTCAATTCGCTGGCCGTGGCGCTGCAGAACCAGTACAAGTTCGATGAAGCCGAGCCGCTTTTTGCCGAATCCGTCGAGATCCAGCGCAAGGTGCCCGGCCCCCGCCTGGGCTTCGCGCTCCGGAATTTCGCGATGCTCCGACGGGACCAGAAGCGGTGGGACGAGGCCGAAGCCCTCTTCAAGGAGGCGATGGACGTGCTGGTCGAGCAATTCGGGCCCGACCACGCCCAGGTCCAGCTGACGCAGAGCCGGCTGGAAGAGTCCTACCGCATGCGGAAGGAGGATCAGGGCGGATGACCGCTTCGTCCTCGCAGGCGGACACCCTCAAATATCCGCATCCTTCTTCTTCACCAGGAACAGCCCCTCGTTGCCGCTGCTGACGGCGATGACGCCGCTCTTGAAGTAGGGATAGTTGCTCCAGGACCCGCCGAAGCCGGGAATGTCGTCCCCGTACGGAACGGTGTCGAACCGGGCGACCTCCGTCGGATTGAGCGGATCCGCGATGTCGAGGATGCGCAGGCCGGCGAGGTAGTTCGACTGGTACATCAGGTTGTCGCGGATGTACAGGTTGTGGTCGCTGGCGCCAGAGGCGAGGCGGAATTCCTTGACCAGGATCGGATCCTCGAGTTCGCGCACATCCCAGATCAGCGTCCGCGTGCTGTCGACGTAGCCGTACATCTCATCCAGCTCGTCATTCATGTAGAAGTAGCGGTGATCTTCGGAGAGCCACCCCTGATGGGTGTAGGCGAGGTCCGGATAGGTCACCTGCGCGAGCGTCGCCGGGTTCTGTTTGTCGGTCACGTCGGCGATGATGAACGAGGAGCCGTTCGAGTTGAAGCACACCTCGTGGCCGGCGTACTGCGTATCCGGCCCCCGATAGACCACGCACTGGGCGTCGTGTGTCCCACCGGCGCTGGGCTGCGCATAGCAGCCGGCGAACGTCGGATGCGTCGGGTCCTGGATGTTGATCATGTGGAGCTGACCGCCGCAGGTCTCCCCGCCGGCGCGGTTGCCCACCGCGTAGGCGAAGCCCGTCTCTTCGTTGATGACGATGTTGTGCGTGCTGTGCACGCCGGCGTAGTGAGCCGTCTCGGAGAACGAGACCGGCGCCTCGGCGGGGTTCACGTTCCGGAGCTGCCGCAGATCGAAGATCTGCACGCCGTGCTCGCCGGCGCCGTCCGCCACGATGAAGGCGTGGTCCTTGTATACCTTGATATCCCGCCACGTGCTACCGGGCGAACCCTCGGTGCGCAGCAATTCGCCGAGGTAGACCGGCGACATGGGGTTGCTGATGTCGACGAACACCGTCCCGTCCGTCCGGCCCTGGATGACGTATTCCTTGCCGGTTTCCGGATCGGTCCACCCCCACAGGTCGTTCAGCTTGACGCCGCGCTCGGTGGAGAGGTCCTTGACGGAGAGCATGGAGAGGAGGTCGACCTTGTCGCAGTCGAAGAGGCTGGCCTCGCCGTCCTGGCAGTCGATCTGTCCGCCTGTGATCGATTCCATGTGGGTGAGCGACGTCGCGAGCATGTTCGCCGCCGTCCACGTCGCCCCGTCCCGCTCGAACACGAGCGCCACGCCCTGCTCGTAGTCGGCCCGCGGCGATCCCACGACCGCCACCTCGCCGGCCAGCCCGAGGCCCATCCCGAAGCCGTCGGCGGTGCGGTCGTCGATGGCGGCCAGTTCGCCGGCCGGCTCCCAGGAGCCCGCCCGGAAGAGATGCACCGTCCCGCCGCCGCGATTACCGACCATCAGGTCGTTCCCGGACACGAGCACGCGGCCGCCGAAGCCGCCGCGCGGCCGGCGTCCCGGCGTTTCCTCCTCGGCGGCGGCCGTGACCCGCGCGCTTTCCACCCAGCTATCACCCGAGCGCTCCATCACCCGCACCGCGCCGCCGGCGACACCCGGCATCCCCAGCAGCACGTGGGGGCCGTGGATCGCCACATCGTAGCCCTGCGCGCTCTTCTCTTCGCTCGCCTCGATCCGCGTGGACTTCCAGACACCGGCAGCGGCATCATAGTCGAAGACATAGGCGCTGCCCGTGCCGTCGCCGGCGCGCCACGCGCCGACCACCAGCCGGTCGCCCTCGGCCGCCAGGGCGTATCCGAAGGCGTCGCCTTCCAGCGCCTCATCCGGTTTGAGCACCGTGTCCTGCATCCACATCCCGTGTTCTTTTTCGAAGACGTGGACCTGGCCGCTGAAGCGCTCGGCATCAAACGCGGTGACGAAGATGCGACCGTTCGCCATGGCGATGGCGCTGGTCCGGTTGGCGGCGCGTTCGACGGCGCCGGCGAAGAGCGCGCCGTCCGGCAGCGCGGTCGGCTTGAGCACGCCCGACGGGCTCCAGGAGCCGTCCGCCTGCTTCTCGTAGAGATAGGCCGCGCCGAGCCCGGGCGCCCCGATGACCAGCATGTTATCCTGCACGAGAATCGCCCGCCCGAAGACGTCGCCGATGCGTCCGTCCGGCGCCTGAAACTCGCCGGCTTCGACCCATTGCCCCGCGCTGTTGCGGGTATAGCGATACACCGATCCCGGCAATTCGTCGCCCTCGGGCCATCCCACCGGAGCGGAACCGACGAACAGTTCGCCAGCGCCGACGGCCGAAACACCGCCGAAGCCGGCGCCGGAGGGCCGGAGGCCGGTGTACATCGTCTGGGCGGAAACCGGAGCAACCAGCAACGAAGCAACTAGGACGAGGAGATAGCGCATGATATTTTTTAGGGTATTGATGGGATCAGCATGAGGAAATATAAGGCAATCCCACGAATTCCGTAGGGCCACGATATATCGAGGCCGGGATTGCATGATGGCTGGCCGTGTATCGTGGACAGCATTGCATGATGGCAGGCCATGCATCGTCGGCAACGTTGCACCATATCCCACCCATGAGCTGCCACCGTATGTTGGCCATGGAACGGTGTCGTACATTGACGGGTCAGGATGATCCCATCCGACCCAGCGTAAATCGGCCACGACCTAACGATGCGCTCGCTATGAAACGCAGCGGGGCCACGGACTTTCTTGACCCCGCGTCCATTGCACCGAACACGGGATATGCCTCACCGCCATACCGCGAACACCCTCGTCGCGACGGTCGACACCGCCGCCGCACACCTCATCCAGCTCGACGACGCCACGGTTCGCATCCGGCCGGCGCCGGAGAAATGGTCCATCGCCGAGATTCTCGGGCACCTGCTGGACTCCGCCGTCAACAACCACCACCGATTCATCCGGGCCCAGCAGGACGACCCGCTGGTTTTCCCGCGCTACGAGCAGGACTTCTGGGTCGAGGCCCAGGACTTCCCCGGACGCCCCTGGGGTGAACTCGTCGCGTTGTGGCGGCTCTACAACCACCACCTCGCCCACGTCATGCGCCGGGTGCCGGCGGACCGCCTGGGCGTGGAATGCCGTATCGGGCCGTACGAACCGGTCACCCTCGGCTATCTGATCGAGGACTACCTTACGCATCTGGAGCATCACCTGCGCCAGATCGAAGCGCTGGCGAGCTGAGCCGCGGGGTCAGACCGTCGTCGGCTCGGGGTGCTCCCAGGGGCCGCGGTACGGCCGGCGCAGCTTGTGCGTCGCCTCCGGATCTCCGACCACCGTCCGCGTCACCGGATCGTAGACGAGCGGGCGCCCGCCGAGGCCCATGGACACATTCGCCATGATGCAGCTGGCCGACGAAATGTGGCCCTGCTCGATGTCGGCCACGGGCCGGCCGCCGTCGTCGATGGCGGCGAGGAAATCGATCATGTGCCGGCGCATCGCCGGCGCGGCGAAAAGCTCGATGTCTTTTTCGGTGAGATCTTCCGGATACTGCTCGCGCTCGAAGAGGCATTCCTGATCGATGCGCTCGCCGCGTCCGTCCGGGATGAACGTGTATTTCTGCGGGCTGGCCGCCAGCGTCCCCTTGTCGCCGTAGATCTTGTACGACCAGGGGTATTCCGGATCGGCCGGCGTCCCCCAGCTGCGGTGTTGCCAGACGCAGTTCAATTCGTTGTGCTCGAAGACGGCGTGCTGGGTATCCGACGTCGTCGCCTTGGACTCTTTCTGGACGTAGATCCCGCCCGTGGACGTGATGCGGTCCGGCCAGCCCAGGTTGAGGGTCCAGCGGACGGCATCGTACATGTGGACGCACATGTCGCCCATGATGCCGTTGCTGTACTCCATCATCGCGCGCCACCAGCCGCGGTGCGGGAGGCCGTCGTATGGACGCTTGGGCGCGGGGCCGGCCCACATCTCGTAGTCGAAGAAGTCGGGCACCGGCTCCAGCTCCGGCGCGCGGTTGGCGCGCATGTGGTAGTAGCAGCACATCTCGACGTGCGAGATCTCCCCGAGCATGCCGGACTCGACAAACCGCTCCTTCGCCTCGATCAGGTGGGGGGTGCTGCGGCGCTGGGTGCCTACCTGCACCACCTTGTTGTATTTGCGCGCCGCGGCCAGCATGGCCTCGCCTTCGATCACATCCACACTGACGGGTTTCTGGACGAAGACGTGCGCGCCGGCGCGGATCGCATCGATCGTCGGCAGCGCGTGCCAGTGATCCGGCGTGCCGACGAGGACGATATCGAACTCGTGCTGGGCCAGCATCGTCCGGTAGTCGCCATAGGTCTGCGGCTTATTGCCCGATTTCTGGCGCGTCGCGATGAGATCGGCGGCGGCGGAAAGCTGGTTTTTATCCGGATCACAGATGGACACCACGTCGATGTCGCTCACCTGCATCAACCGGAAGAGATCGCTCTTGCCGTACCAGCCGGTCCCGATCAAGCCCACCTTGCGCGGGGCGACCGGATAGATGGCGTCGAGCCCTCGGGCGCCCAGCATGGAGTAGGCCAGCGAGGCGGAAGCGGACTGCAGAAATCGGCGTCGGTTGATGTGGAAGGTTTTCATCGGTCTCCGGGATGGGGTTTGGCGTTCAGTGGAAAGTATGAAAGCGCCGATGAAAAAACAGCACATGCAGGTATGCCGGCGGGAAGCGAAACGTCTGGAAGAGAAAAGACGCGCACCCGCTCCTGCAACACGATGCCGGGCTTCACCTATATCCTCGCCAGCAAACCCTACGGCACGTTATACATCGGAGTGACAAACAACCTGCGCCGCAGATTGTCCGAGCACCGATCGCCCCAAAACCGCGGTTTTTCCGGACGCTACGCGGTGCATCGCCTGGTCTGGTACGAGGCATTTGACGACATCAGGGATGCGATCGACCGGGAGAAGCAATTGAAGAAATGGTACCGATCATGGAAAATCGCCCTGATCGAGGAGGTGAATCCAAAGTGGGAGGATCTCGCGGAGGACCTGTTATGAGTCCACCCGCACGCGTCATCCCCAGGGCACATCCTCGCGCATCGTCATCCTCGGGCACATCCTCGCGCATCGTCATCCCCAACTCGATTGGGGATCCATGCGACACGCCAAAATGGCAACACCTACGCCATGCGATCGGCACCTGCTTGGATCCCCACTTGCGTGGGGAGGACGAACCGGAAGCGGCACCTGCTTGGATCCCCACTTGCGTGGGGAGGACGAGCCGGACGCAGCACCTGCCTGGCCCCCACTTGCGTGGGGAGGACGAACCGGAAGAAGCACCTGCGGCCCCCCCGGTAGCGCGAGCCGTAGGCGACACCAGGACGCTCAGCTCACCAGCGAATCCACGATGATGTACCCGCCCGACTTCTGGTCGCGCTCGAGCTTGACGATCTTGTATTTTTCGGCGTCTTCCAGGAGTTCGCTGAACGAGCGGTAGCCGTAGTGGGATTCGGAGAAACCGGGCTTCCGGCGCTTCAGCGTCTGCTTGACCATCGATCCCCAGATCTTCTCCTGTTCGCCGCGCTCCTCGACCAGCGCTTCGTAGGTCTCTACCAGCAAGTCCATCGCCTCCTGCTTCGACTCATCCAGCACCGGCTCGTTTTTGGTCTTCGTGCCCCGCGCGGCAGTCTTGCGCGCCCTGGTCTCGGCGCGCTTCTTGGTGCGCCGGCCGTCGCGTTGCACGAGGTCGTCGTAAAAGATGAACTCATCGCAGTTGGCGGTCAGCAGATCCGACGTCGAGTGCCGCACCCCCACCCCGATCACGGTTTTGTTATTCTCGCGCAGCTTGCTGACGAGCGGCGAAAAATCCGAATCGCCGCTGACGATGACGAAGGTATCGACGTGCTCCTTCGTGTAGCACAGGTCCAGCGCGTCGACCACCATGCGGATATCCGCCGAGTTCTTGCCGGACTGCCGGACGTGCGGGATCTCGATCAGCTCAAACGAGGACTCGTGCATCGCCGCCTTGAAATCCTTGTAGCGCTGCCAGTCGCAATAGGCCTTTTTGACGACAATATTGCCCTTGAGCAGCAGGCGCTCCAGGACTTTCACGATGTCGAACTGCGCCTTGTCTGCCTCGCGAACGCCGATCGCGACGTTTTCAAAGTCGCAGAAAACGGCCATGATCTTGGTTTCGTCGGAGACGGACATAACGGCGAGGGTGCTGTGTTGAAAAGGTTTTCGGTTCCATAGCGCCAGGTTGACGTCAGGAACGTAACGCTAACCCGACCTGCCCTTTTCTGATCCATCGACCCCGTTTTTATGCGACTCAGGGCCAGAGCCAGCCGAAAACGCCGCCGGTGAGGAGCGCAAATACCAGCGCGTCGAATACCGACTTGAGCGTGGAGCTCCACTTCCGGCCATACCAGATCGAATTCTGGAGGAGAGCCAGTCCGTAGCCGGCGAAGGCTACCGTGCCGGTGATCCGAAACACCTCCATATAGTCCGCTCCAGGCCCAAAAAAGCGGCTGCCGAGATAGGCGGCGAAAAAACCGACCACGAGACAGTACCCAAACCACTGGC
This sequence is a window from Rhodothermales bacterium. Protein-coding genes within it:
- a CDS encoding ECF-type sigma factor, with translation MPSNGQITALLQRYKAGDEEALESIVPIMYDELYEVARQHMQREFRKGHTLSATALVNEAYLKLARQHDLDASHRCDFMAIASRTMRNILVDHARSKKRLKRGAGQAALPLDEAAFQLTDQEASEVLELDAAIDRLAALNERASEVVQFRFYGGLTVEETAEVMNISERSVQRAWTVAKAWLRKEVSQHIG
- a CDS encoding T9SS type A sorting domain-containing protein — protein: MISVPQPNHIIMTQPLITRLFVLILALTAFTTAQAQHTFVVDYELDLADTNPGDGICDTAHSACTFRAAIEEANASANVGAAADTIRFGHFTQTNGYQQITLTAGLLPALVEKVFIDATTADAPIVVDGSGSFMNGIQLGAGSGGSVVRGLYLVNFGNSAVHITSNNNKIQHTVIGIFPDGTATSGGQYGIVIDGGNSNAIGGEDCGNVIGNVFIAGVQIENAIGTVVQGNFIGTDETGVQLGSQNRGVCACDGAVNTLIGGLTAAKGNTIGFSQSSLIAVDGAAGTVIQNNLLGTNTNGDYLGGVGVGIWVEHTDPALTPTLIGGLSDWGNTIGSMAHGIYIDRTEGHIIQGNFIGVTRTGQPVGNVRDGIMVTVPSLDITIGYGPLATIPAGAPKGNTIAYNGYTGITLAVDSTEIAKKIDMRGNSLFANTSHGIALHGGQLEPNDAVDGDAGNNRYQNHPVFAWAAINATNGKLKFRYSVPSLNFYAAYPLKVDVYVADDSTSGEGKRYLTTHTYTAATMMSEVSVAVDTTGMNLNPGDFLVATATDNVGNSSQFSLPVAIAFPSGGSRVAATADEMPGLSVEKAGSGEKVADALGAPYPNPFNPQTSFTLSLAEATHARIAIYDLIGRQVALLHDGELSASTHTFHFDGAGLATGVYLLRVQTQRFNETRRLILAK
- a CDS encoding DinB family protein; amino-acid sequence: MPHRHTANTLVATVDTAAAHLIQLDDATVRIRPAPEKWSIAEILGHLLDSAVNNHHRFIRAQQDDPLVFPRYEQDFWVEAQDFPGRPWGELVALWRLYNHHLAHVMRRVPADRLGVECRIGPYEPVTLGYLIEDYLTHLEHHLRQIEALAS
- a CDS encoding choice-of-anchor B family protein — encoded protein: MRYLLVLVASLLVAPVSAQTMYTGLRPSGAGFGGVSAVGAGELFVGSAPVGWPEGDELPGSVYRYTRNSAGQWVEAGEFQAPDGRIGDVFGRAILVQDNMLVIGAPGLGAAYLYEKQADGSWSPSGVLKPTALPDGALFAGAVERAANRTSAIAMANGRIFVTAFDAERFSGQVHVFEKEHGMWMQDTVLKPDEALEGDAFGYALAAEGDRLVVGAWRAGDGTGSAYVFDYDAAAGVWKSTRIEASEEKSAQGYDVAIHGPHVLLGMPGVAGGAVRVMERSGDSWVESARVTAAAEEETPGRRPRGGFGGRVLVSGNDLMVGNRGGGTVHLFRAGSWEPAGELAAIDDRTADGFGMGLGLAGEVAVVGSPRADYEQGVALVFERDGATWTAANMLATSLTHMESITGGQIDCQDGEASLFDCDKVDLLSMLSVKDLSTERGVKLNDLWGWTDPETGKEYVIQGRTDGTVFVDISNPMSPVYLGELLRTEGSPGSTWRDIKVYKDHAFIVADGAGEHGVQIFDLRQLRNVNPAEAPVSFSETAHYAGVHSTHNIVINEETGFAYAVGNRAGGETCGGQLHMINIQDPTHPTFAGCYAQPSAGGTHDAQCVVYRGPDTQYAGHEVCFNSNGSSFIIADVTDKQNPATLAQVTYPDLAYTHQGWLSEDHRYFYMNDELDEMYGYVDSTRTLIWDVRELEDPILVKEFRLASGASDHNLYIRDNLMYQSNYLAGLRILDIADPLNPTEVARFDTVPYGDDIPGFGGSWSNYPYFKSGVIAVSSGNEGLFLVKKKDADI
- a CDS encoding multidrug efflux SMR transporter, translated to MHWALLTIAIILDIVGTVALKMSDGCSHPGPTLTMVACFFFSLVALAGAVKSIDLGLAYALWAGVGTAVTVLVGIWMFKEPVTALKVVSLGLIILGIVGLNLAQD
- a CDS encoding serine/threonine-protein kinase produces the protein MDYWNRLEAILLAALELDDADRPGYLDQACAGDAALRQEIEDMLAAHEDAQALSIESRLLADRPEFPSPEALIGSHIGPYRIKQMLGEGGMGMVYLATRDDAHYTQDVALKLVRPGYQNAEIHARFRTERQVLARLTHPNIAALLDGGMSADGRPYLVMPYIEGTPITTYCDEQMLSIADRLRLFRTVCAAVQHAHQNLVVHRDLKPSNILVTRDGTVKLLDFGIAKLLDPEQLGVSVAVTRSELRLMTPDYAAPEQVRGSDVTTATDVYALGVLLYELLTGHSPYRIERRVRQEIERVILEEEPARPSAVVTEVRALTSSDGTTHSLQPAEISRSRRTSVARLRSALQQDLDNVVMMALRKEPERRYASAEQFSADIERYLEGRPVIAQKDTLGYRMRKFASRNRTALSLGAGALLILLALSTVTTYQALRLSRQSTALAAQRDRARDEADKARQTTDFLLNIFNKADPNVNEGTPVTAIDLLDEGTRQMRVEFVDQPDLRAELLLEMGRIYDEIGRYATGDSLIHEAIDVLRDLFGPEHRRYALGVSRLAMHHTLTGELADADSLYDIAIAIQNTLQGEDRNDLANTYMSLAVVRFEQRQFAVAESLFTVSLDIKRALFGDVHHSVMQVLNGLGGTLVAQQKTDEAEPVLREALAIADSLGLEKQLAVTATKNHLGALLIGRKEYPEAEVLFRETLAIRRELYEPGHPAIATAVNSLAVALQNQYKFDEAEPLFAESVEIQRKVPGPRLGFALRNFAMLRRDQKRWDEAEALFKEAMDVLVEQFGPDHAQVQLTQSRLEESYRMRKEDQGG